One window from the genome of Cryobacterium sp. GrIS_2_6 encodes:
- the thrC gene encoding threonine synthase: MSSERESTQAVKTQSRQWRGVLREYADRLNITDATPIITLGEGGTPLIPAPALSKRTGAKVWIKYEGMNPTGSFKDRGMTMAISKAVEDGAKAVICASTGNTSASAAAYATHAGILAVVLVPEGKIALGKLSQAIAHNAQLLQVQGNFDDCLDIARDLSANYPVHLVNSVNPDRIEGQKTAAFEVVEVLEDAPDIHIVPVGNAGNYTAYTRGYTEELERGATTKLPRMFGFQAAGSAPIVLGHRVDHPETIASAIRIGNPASWDLALAAQKLTNGYFGAISDAKILEAYRILSAEVGIFVEPASAISVAGLLERAEAGLIPAGATVVLTVTGHGLKDPQWALRTADGAEITPTVVPVDTAEIASVLGLVKK; the protein is encoded by the coding sequence ATGTCCAGCGAACGAGAGTCCACGCAGGCCGTGAAGACCCAGTCCCGTCAGTGGCGGGGTGTGCTGCGTGAATACGCCGACCGCCTGAACATCACCGACGCGACCCCGATCATCACGCTCGGCGAGGGCGGCACGCCGTTGATTCCCGCCCCCGCGCTGTCGAAGCGCACCGGCGCGAAGGTCTGGATCAAGTACGAGGGCATGAACCCGACCGGCTCCTTCAAGGACCGTGGCATGACGATGGCGATCTCGAAGGCCGTCGAAGACGGCGCTAAGGCCGTCATCTGCGCCTCGACCGGCAACACCTCTGCGTCGGCAGCCGCATACGCGACCCACGCCGGCATCCTCGCGGTCGTGCTCGTGCCGGAGGGCAAGATCGCCCTCGGCAAGCTCAGCCAGGCCATCGCGCACAACGCGCAGCTCCTGCAGGTGCAGGGCAACTTCGACGACTGCCTCGACATCGCCCGCGACCTCTCGGCGAACTACCCGGTGCACCTCGTCAACTCGGTCAACCCCGACCGCATCGAGGGCCAGAAGACGGCGGCCTTCGAGGTTGTCGAGGTGCTCGAAGACGCGCCGGACATCCACATCGTCCCCGTCGGAAACGCCGGAAACTACACCGCGTACACCCGCGGCTACACCGAAGAACTCGAGCGCGGCGCGACCACGAAGCTCCCGCGCATGTTCGGCTTCCAGGCCGCAGGCAGCGCCCCGATCGTGCTCGGCCACCGCGTCGACCACCCCGAGACCATCGCGAGCGCCATCCGTATCGGCAACCCGGCGTCCTGGGACCTCGCCCTCGCGGCGCAGAAGCTCACGAACGGCTACTTCGGCGCGATCAGCGACGCCAAGATCCTCGAGGCTTACCGCATCCTCTCCGCAGAGGTCGGCATCTTCGTCGAACCCGCCTCTGCGATCAGCGTCGCCGGTCTCCTCGAGCGTGCCGAAGCCGGGCTCATCCCGGCCGGCGCGACGGTCGTGCTCACGGTCACCGGCCACGGCCTCAAGGACCCCCAGTGGGCGCTCCGCACCGCGGACGGCGCCGAGATCACGCCGACAGTCGTGCCCGTCGACACCGCCGAAATCGCCAGCGTCCTCGGTCTGGTCAAGAAGTGA
- the epsC gene encoding serine O-acetyltransferase EpsC, giving the protein MGVISRIREDMAMARAHDPAARSNVEVFLAYSGLHAVWSYRIAHRMWVAGFHLPARLVSQFTRFLTGIEIHPGARVGRRLFIDHGMGVVIGETADVGDDVMLYHGVTLGGKTRHGVVRGEKRHPTLGDGVTIGAGAKVLGPITIGAWSTIGANAVVTRDAPPKSLLLGIPATIQPVRTQTIEGARGLPVSDED; this is encoded by the coding sequence ATGGGAGTCATTTCACGCATCCGTGAGGACATGGCGATGGCGCGCGCCCACGACCCGGCAGCCCGCAGCAACGTGGAGGTCTTCCTCGCGTACAGCGGGTTGCACGCCGTGTGGTCGTACCGCATCGCGCACCGGATGTGGGTGGCCGGGTTCCACCTGCCCGCCCGGCTGGTCTCCCAGTTCACCCGGTTCCTCACCGGGATCGAGATCCACCCCGGCGCCCGGGTCGGGCGCCGGTTGTTCATCGACCACGGCATGGGCGTCGTGATCGGGGAAACCGCCGATGTGGGCGACGACGTGATGCTGTATCACGGCGTCACTCTCGGCGGGAAGACCCGGCACGGCGTCGTCCGCGGTGAGAAGCGGCATCCCACCCTCGGCGACGGCGTCACGATCGGCGCGGGCGCGAAGGTGCTCGGCCCGATCACGATCGGCGCCTGGAGCACTATCGGCGCGAACGCCGTCGTCACGAGGGACGCCCCGCCGAAGTCCCTGCTGCTCGGCATCCCCGCGACGATCCAGCCGGTGCGCACGCAGACGATCGAGGGCGCGCGCGGTCTCCCGGTCTCCGACGAGGACTAG
- a CDS encoding MraY family glycosyltransferase, translated as MTVFVLLAIVSAVVTAVLSWVVLKVSHRYKIYPKIRLRDVHTRPTPRLGGVAIFFGVVAAFGVAYLISAQFAPLRLVFSDPEQILAIVGAALMIVLLGVADDLWDLDWMTKLAGQFIAAGLVAWQGVQVLSLPIGGLTVGSSWMSILITVFVIVLVMNMINFIDGLDGLVAGVALIANGVFFIYSYLLVRDTSPSNYFNLASVIAAILVGACIGFLPLNWRPAKIFMGDSGSMLVGLLMATSAIAITGQVDPTAVNRSQLFPAFIPILLPFAILIIPLLDFALAVFRRVRAGKSPFSADRKHLHHRLLDMGHSHLHAVLIFYGWTAAVAVGCLLYFVLPVYFGVQTWWATLFLVCALVACTIVTLAPLSRSKKIEAATQLAHPATLPHDIVKLDRLDEASTQAEEHV; from the coding sequence ATGACCGTATTCGTCCTGCTGGCCATCGTCTCGGCTGTTGTCACGGCCGTCCTCTCCTGGGTCGTGCTCAAGGTCAGCCACCGCTACAAGATCTATCCGAAGATCCGCCTGCGGGATGTGCACACCCGACCCACCCCCCGGCTCGGCGGAGTCGCCATCTTCTTCGGCGTTGTCGCGGCCTTCGGGGTCGCCTACCTCATCTCGGCCCAGTTCGCGCCGCTCCGCCTGGTCTTCTCCGACCCTGAGCAGATCCTCGCCATCGTCGGCGCCGCCCTGATGATCGTGCTGCTCGGCGTCGCGGACGACCTCTGGGACCTCGACTGGATGACCAAGCTCGCCGGCCAGTTCATCGCGGCAGGCCTCGTCGCCTGGCAGGGCGTCCAGGTGCTCTCCCTCCCGATCGGCGGGCTCACCGTCGGCTCGTCGTGGATGTCGATCCTGATCACCGTCTTCGTGATCGTGCTCGTGATGAACATGATCAACTTCATCGACGGCCTCGACGGCCTCGTCGCCGGGGTCGCCCTCATCGCCAACGGCGTCTTCTTCATCTACAGCTACCTGCTCGTCCGGGACACCTCCCCGAGCAACTACTTCAACCTCGCCTCGGTAATCGCCGCGATCCTCGTGGGGGCCTGCATCGGCTTCCTGCCGCTCAACTGGCGTCCCGCCAAGATCTTCATGGGCGACTCCGGCTCCATGCTCGTCGGCCTCCTGATGGCGACCTCGGCGATCGCGATCACCGGCCAGGTCGACCCGACCGCGGTGAACCGGTCCCAACTCTTTCCCGCGTTCATCCCCATCCTGTTGCCGTTCGCGATCCTGATCATCCCGCTGCTCGATTTCGCACTCGCCGTGTTCCGGCGGGTGCGCGCGGGCAAGTCCCCGTTCAGCGCCGACCGGAAGCACCTTCACCACCGGCTTCTCGACATGGGGCATTCGCACCTGCACGCCGTCTTGATCTTCTACGGGTGGACGGCTGCCGTAGCCGTCGGATGCCTGCTCTATTTCGTGTTGCCCGTCTACTTCGGCGTGCAGACCTGGTGGGCGACGCTCTTCCTGGTCTGCGCCCTGGTCGCCTGCACGATCGTGACCCTGGCGCCGCTCAGCCGCTCCAAGAAGATCGAAGCGGCCACCCAGCTCGCCCACCCAGCCACCCTTCCCCATGACATTGTGAAGCTCGATCGCCTCGACGAGGCATCGACGCAAGCCGAGGAGCACGTATGA
- the rho gene encoding transcription termination factor Rho — translation MTDVNLRASAADSSRLGTLRVAELQALALELGIPGSSKLRKGELVAAITAVQAGGDTVSPELEIPAFAATEPVVSEPAAAAAVTATLVEAPPRKRAPRRATTATAAPAAAHVNADGDLGIGLILPDAAATTRRTTAPTTYAGGTGTTEAPVAAEKPVRQARKRATSVSVKAAAEAAATEAPTEVPSAEAPVVEAPVVEVPVSEAPASSATTDAAATDTETAEVTEAPVTTGRSRRSSARGNGRNGSARNSIDARSRIDALNDELAQGTAGIPVATDEAATTDEASAEAPVDHFAGNRTADAETVTAETVTADTDSDESTEQVEQPRQGRNRNRNRGGNQNQTSGEQDDNSRQQNGRQSNRNQNQQNQNAERGQDNQDRNQDRNNAGQQDRNNQSQQDRNQDRQAQQDRNQQDRQAQQERNQERNQDRQAQQQERGQQDRNQQDRGQDDDLNSRSNRNRFRDRKRRGVNAGDDFEPELNDDDVLIPVAGILDVLDNYAFVRTSGYLPGASDVYVSLGQVKKYNLRKGDAVVGSIRQPHEGDQNGRQKYNAIVKVDSINGLSVEEAANRVEFQKLTPLYPQERLRLETEPGKLTQRIIDLVAPIGKGQRGLIVAPPKAGKTIVMQQIANAIATNNPEVHLMVVLVDERPEEVTDMQRTVKGEVIASTFDRPAEDHTTVAELAIERAKRLVELGHDVVVLLDSITRLGRAYNLTAPPSGRILSGGVDASALYPPKRFFGAARNIENGGSLTILASALVETGSKMDEVIFEEFKGTGNMELRLSRQLADKRIFPAVDVNASGTRREEMLMSSDEVKVTWKLRRALAGLDQQQALEVVLGRLKETSSNVEFLMQVQKSMPSLNGSDKDK, via the coding sequence GTGACTGACGTCAACCTCCGCGCAAGTGCCGCGGACTCATCCCGCCTGGGAACCCTCCGTGTCGCAGAGCTTCAGGCTCTCGCGCTCGAACTGGGCATCCCCGGCTCCTCCAAGCTCCGCAAGGGCGAGCTCGTCGCCGCCATCACCGCCGTCCAGGCCGGTGGCGACACCGTGAGCCCCGAGCTCGAAATCCCCGCCTTCGCAGCGACCGAGCCGGTCGTTTCCGAGCCGGCCGCAGCAGCAGCCGTGACCGCGACTCTCGTCGAAGCCCCGCCGCGCAAGCGTGCGCCGCGCCGCGCGACCACCGCGACCGCTGCCCCCGCCGCCGCGCACGTCAACGCTGACGGCGACCTCGGCATCGGCCTCATCCTCCCGGACGCCGCCGCGACGACCCGTCGCACCACGGCCCCCACCACCTACGCTGGTGGCACCGGAACCACGGAGGCCCCTGTCGCCGCCGAGAAGCCGGTCCGCCAGGCGCGCAAGCGCGCCACGTCCGTGTCGGTCAAGGCCGCCGCGGAGGCAGCAGCGACCGAGGCCCCCACCGAGGTGCCGTCCGCGGAAGCTCCCGTCGTCGAGGCTCCCGTCGTCGAGGTTCCCGTCAGCGAAGCGCCCGCGTCTTCCGCCACGACGGATGCCGCAGCGACCGACACCGAGACCGCCGAGGTCACCGAGGCCCCCGTCACCACCGGCCGCTCGCGCCGCAGCAGCGCCCGCGGCAACGGACGCAATGGTTCCGCCCGCAACAGCATCGACGCGCGCAGCCGCATCGACGCCCTGAACGACGAACTCGCACAGGGCACGGCGGGCATCCCCGTCGCGACCGATGAGGCAGCCACGACCGACGAGGCCTCCGCCGAGGCGCCCGTCGACCACTTCGCCGGCAACCGCACGGCGGACGCCGAGACGGTCACCGCCGAGACGGTCACCGCCGACACGGACTCCGACGAGTCCACCGAGCAGGTCGAACAGCCGCGCCAGGGTCGCAACCGCAACCGCAACCGGGGCGGCAACCAGAACCAGACGAGCGGCGAGCAGGACGACAACTCCCGCCAGCAGAACGGCCGCCAGTCGAACCGCAACCAGAACCAGCAGAACCAGAACGCCGAGCGAGGCCAGGACAACCAGGACCGCAATCAGGACCGCAACAACGCGGGACAGCAGGACCGGAACAACCAGTCCCAGCAGGACCGCAACCAGGACCGCCAGGCGCAGCAGGACCGCAACCAGCAGGACCGCCAGGCCCAGCAGGAGCGCAACCAGGAACGCAACCAGGACCGTCAGGCCCAGCAGCAGGAGCGCGGCCAGCAGGACCGCAACCAGCAGGACCGTGGCCAGGACGACGACCTGAACAGCCGCAGCAACCGTAACCGGTTCCGTGACCGCAAGCGCCGCGGCGTCAACGCCGGCGACGACTTCGAGCCCGAGCTGAACGACGACGACGTGCTGATCCCCGTCGCCGGCATCCTCGACGTCCTCGACAATTACGCGTTCGTGCGCACCTCCGGCTACCTGCCCGGTGCGAGCGACGTGTACGTCTCCCTCGGCCAGGTCAAGAAGTACAACCTGCGGAAGGGTGACGCCGTCGTCGGCTCCATCCGCCAGCCGCACGAGGGAGACCAGAACGGCCGCCAGAAGTACAACGCGATCGTCAAGGTCGACTCGATCAACGGCCTGTCCGTCGAGGAAGCCGCCAACCGCGTCGAGTTCCAGAAGCTTACCCCGCTGTACCCGCAGGAGCGTCTCCGCCTCGAGACCGAGCCCGGCAAGCTCACCCAGCGCATCATCGACCTCGTCGCCCCGATCGGGAAGGGCCAGCGCGGCCTCATCGTCGCGCCGCCCAAGGCCGGCAAGACCATCGTCATGCAGCAGATCGCGAACGCCATCGCCACCAACAACCCCGAGGTCCACCTCATGGTCGTGCTGGTCGACGAGCGGCCGGAAGAGGTCACCGACATGCAGCGCACGGTCAAGGGTGAGGTCATCGCATCCACCTTCGACCGCCCGGCCGAGGACCACACCACGGTCGCCGAGCTCGCCATCGAGCGCGCCAAGCGCCTCGTGGAACTCGGACACGACGTCGTCGTGCTCCTCGACTCGATCACGCGACTCGGCCGGGCGTACAACCTGACCGCGCCGCCGTCCGGCCGGATCCTCTCCGGTGGAGTCGACGCATCCGCCCTGTACCCGCCCAAGCGCTTCTTCGGCGCCGCGCGCAACATCGAGAACGGTGGCTCGCTCACCATTCTCGCGTCCGCGCTCGTCGAGACCGGCTCCAAGATGGACGAGGTCATTTTCGAGGAGTTCAAGGGCACAGGCAACATGGAGCTGCGCCTTTCCCGCCAGCTCGCCGACAAGCGGATCTTCCCGGCGGTCGATGTGAACGCATCCGGCACCCGTCGTGAAGAAATGCTGATGAGCTCGGACGAGGTCAAGGTCACCTGGAAGCTGCGTCGTGCGCTTGCCGGACTCGACCAGCAGCAGGCACTCGAGGTCGTCCTCGGCCGCCTCAAGGAGACGTCCTCCAACGTGGAGTTCCTCATGCAGGTCCAGAAGTCGATGCCGTCCCTGAACGGGTCAGACAAGGACAAGTAA
- the prfA gene encoding peptide chain release factor 1: MFESVLTLQAEFDELQSELADPELHSNPARSKKVNRRYAELSRIIAAWNEWKEIGENLGAARELAEEDSSFAEEIPGLEVQLEDTSAKLRRLLIPRDELDARDVIMEIKMGEGGAESALFAADLLRMYLHYAESKKWKTEIIEQTTSDLGGIKDIQLAIKSNTNDPAEGVWAHLKYEGGVHRVQRVPATESQGRIHTSAAGVLVFPEVDEPEEVEINHNDLKIDVYRSSGPGGQSVNTTDSAVRITHLPTGIVVAMQNEKSQLQNKEAGMRVLRARVLARQQEEIDAAASLVRKGQIRTMDRSERIRTYNFPENRIADHRTGYKAYNLDTVMNGALDAVIESCILADEATRLAEIGDHD, encoded by the coding sequence ATGTTCGAGTCTGTTCTGACTCTGCAGGCCGAATTCGACGAGCTGCAGTCTGAACTGGCCGACCCGGAGTTGCACTCCAACCCGGCCCGTTCGAAGAAGGTCAACCGGCGCTACGCCGAGCTGAGCCGCATCATCGCGGCCTGGAACGAGTGGAAAGAGATCGGCGAGAACCTCGGCGCCGCCCGTGAGCTCGCGGAGGAGGACTCCTCCTTCGCAGAGGAGATCCCCGGGCTCGAGGTCCAGCTCGAGGACACCTCCGCGAAGCTGCGCCGCCTGCTGATCCCACGCGATGAGCTCGACGCCCGCGACGTGATCATGGAGATCAAGATGGGGGAGGGCGGTGCGGAGTCCGCACTGTTCGCCGCCGACCTGCTCCGGATGTACCTGCACTACGCCGAGTCGAAAAAGTGGAAAACCGAGATCATCGAGCAGACCACGAGTGACCTCGGCGGCATCAAGGACATCCAGCTCGCGATCAAGAGCAACACGAACGACCCCGCTGAGGGCGTCTGGGCTCACCTCAAGTACGAGGGCGGCGTGCACCGCGTCCAGCGGGTGCCGGCGACCGAGTCGCAGGGACGCATCCACACCTCTGCGGCGGGCGTGCTCGTCTTTCCAGAGGTCGATGAGCCGGAAGAGGTCGAGATCAACCACAACGACCTCAAGATCGACGTCTACCGGTCGAGCGGCCCCGGCGGCCAGTCCGTCAACACGACGGACTCCGCTGTGCGCATCACCCACCTTCCGACCGGAATCGTCGTCGCGATGCAGAACGAGAAGAGCCAGCTGCAGAACAAGGAAGCCGGGATGCGCGTCCTGCGCGCCCGCGTCCTCGCCCGGCAGCAGGAAGAGATCGACGCGGCCGCGTCCCTGGTCCGCAAGGGCCAGATCCGCACGATGGACCGGTCAGAGCGCATCCGCACGTACAACTTCCCGGAGAACCGTATCGCCGACCACCGCACCGGCTACAAGGCGTACAACCTCGACACCGTGATGAACGGCGCCCTCGACGCCGTCATCGAGTCCTGCATCCTCGCGGACGAGGCCACCCGCCTCGCCGAAATCGGGGACCACGACTAA
- the prmC gene encoding peptide chain release factor N(5)-glutamine methyltransferase: MDTIRARTIDILAAAGIADPEVDADLLIGHVLGRSRGEVQAAVILRTGITSADAAAIDVLVSRRALREPLQHITGRAPFRSLELLVGPGVFVPRPETEQVAQFAIDALRTVPDPDPIGVDLGTGSGAIALSLAVEVPNARIWAVENSPEAFAWTTRNFTAVNAANATLVFGDLADTGILAELDGTVAVLISNPPYIPADAVPRDPEVRLFDPAHALFGGADGLDVVRHVSQTALRLLRPGGVLVIEHGELQGGDIRALLTGDGWRATATHRDYTTRDRATTAIRPTP, encoded by the coding sequence GTGGACACGATCCGGGCCCGCACCATCGACATCCTCGCCGCCGCCGGCATCGCCGACCCCGAGGTCGACGCCGACCTCCTGATCGGCCACGTACTCGGCCGGAGCCGCGGCGAGGTGCAGGCCGCCGTCATCCTCCGCACCGGCATCACGTCGGCGGATGCCGCCGCGATCGACGTCCTCGTCTCTCGCCGCGCCCTGCGCGAACCGCTGCAGCACATCACCGGGCGAGCCCCGTTCCGGTCGCTCGAACTCCTCGTCGGTCCCGGCGTCTTCGTACCCCGCCCCGAGACCGAGCAGGTGGCCCAGTTCGCGATCGACGCCCTCCGCACCGTGCCCGACCCGGACCCGATCGGCGTCGACCTCGGCACCGGGAGCGGCGCGATCGCGCTCTCCCTCGCCGTCGAAGTGCCGAACGCGCGGATCTGGGCCGTCGAGAACTCGCCGGAGGCCTTCGCCTGGACTACCCGCAACTTCACGGCGGTGAACGCGGCCAATGCGACCCTCGTCTTCGGCGACCTCGCGGATACGGGCATCCTCGCCGAGCTCGACGGGACCGTCGCCGTCCTGATCTCGAACCCTCCCTATATACCGGCGGATGCCGTGCCGCGCGACCCCGAGGTGCGTCTCTTCGATCCCGCGCACGCCCTCTTCGGCGGGGCGGACGGCCTCGACGTCGTCCGGCACGTCTCGCAGACGGCCCTGCGCCTGCTGCGCCCCGGCGGAGTGCTCGTGATCGAGCATGGCGAACTGCAGGGCGGCGACATCCGTGCCCTGCTGACCGGCGACGGGTGGCGCGCGACCGCGACCCACCGCGACTACACCACCCGCGACCGGGCGACCACGGCGATCCGCCCCACGCCCTGA
- the thrB gene encoding homoserine kinase produces MSGPSLLAGRSVTVQVPATTANLGPGFDTLGLALSYYDRLDVSVREEPGVFVDVQGVGAGVVPTDETNLVVQAIAHTFAAYGQRMPGLALVAHNKIPHGRGMGSSGAAIVSGIMAAKGLLEGIVDIDSEALLTLATEMEGHPDNVAPALFGGLTIAWTTPEGPRHKKLMVHRGVKPLVFVPEQAMSTALARSLQPETVPHEDAVFNLSRSALLIAALIQSPELLLAATEDKLHQSYRAAAMPETNRLITLLRDHGFAAVVSGAGPSILVLASDPGQRLVAAELVAANSETPWQALMLAVDFQGATVTRTDTAAAA; encoded by the coding sequence GTGTCCGGTCCCTCCCTCCTCGCCGGCCGTTCGGTGACCGTCCAGGTGCCCGCGACGACCGCGAACCTCGGCCCCGGCTTCGACACCCTCGGCCTCGCCCTCTCCTACTACGACCGCCTCGACGTGAGCGTGCGCGAGGAACCCGGCGTGTTCGTCGACGTGCAGGGCGTCGGCGCGGGCGTGGTGCCGACCGACGAGACGAACCTCGTCGTGCAGGCCATCGCGCACACCTTCGCCGCCTATGGGCAGCGGATGCCGGGCCTCGCTCTCGTCGCCCACAACAAGATCCCGCACGGCCGCGGCATGGGATCCTCTGGGGCGGCGATCGTCTCCGGGATCATGGCAGCCAAGGGCCTGCTCGAGGGAATCGTGGACATCGACTCGGAAGCACTGCTCACCCTCGCCACCGAGATGGAGGGGCACCCGGACAACGTCGCGCCCGCGCTCTTCGGCGGCCTCACGATCGCCTGGACGACCCCTGAGGGCCCCCGGCACAAGAAGCTGATGGTGCACCGCGGCGTGAAGCCGCTCGTGTTCGTGCCGGAACAGGCCATGTCGACCGCGCTCGCCCGCAGCCTCCAGCCCGAGACCGTGCCGCACGAGGACGCCGTCTTCAACTTGTCCCGCTCCGCGCTGCTCATCGCCGCGCTCATTCAGAGCCCGGAGCTGCTGCTCGCCGCGACAGAGGACAAGCTGCACCAGAGCTACCGTGCCGCCGCGATGCCCGAGACCAACCGGCTGATCACCCTGCTCAGGGACCACGGCTTCGCGGCCGTCGTCTCCGGAGCCGGCCCGTCGATCCTCGTGCTCGCGAGCGACCCCGGCCAGCGCCTCGTCGCCGCGGAGCTCGTCGCCGCGAACTCGGAGACCCCCTGGCAGGCACTCATGCTCGCCGTGGACTTCCAGGGCGCGACCGTCACCCGCACGGACACGGCAGCCGCCGCCTGA
- the cysK gene encoding cysteine synthase A → MTARIYSDITKAVGGTPLVKLNHLTAGLDATVLVKLEFYNPSASVKDRIGVAIVDAAEASGELLPGGTIVEGTSGNTGIALALVGAARGYKIILAMPETMSKERRVLLRAYGAEIVLTPGAAGMRGAVEKAEEIVANTPGAILARQFDNPANPAIHFATTGVEIWDDTEGAVDIFVAGIGTGGTITGAGRLLKERKPSVHIVGVEPIDSPILTGGKPGPHKIQGIGANFIPSVLDTDLYDEVTDVTLADSLTTARALATDEGILSGISGGSAVWAAIEQAKKPENAGKTIVAILPSFGERYISTVLYEDLLD, encoded by the coding sequence ATGACCGCACGCATCTACTCCGACATCACCAAGGCAGTTGGAGGGACACCGCTGGTCAAGCTCAACCACCTCACGGCGGGCCTCGACGCGACCGTGCTCGTCAAGCTCGAGTTCTACAACCCTTCCGCGAGCGTCAAGGACCGGATCGGCGTCGCGATCGTCGACGCCGCAGAGGCCTCCGGTGAACTCCTGCCCGGCGGCACCATCGTCGAGGGCACGAGCGGCAACACCGGCATCGCGCTCGCGCTGGTCGGAGCGGCCCGCGGCTACAAGATCATCCTGGCGATGCCGGAGACCATGAGCAAGGAACGCCGCGTCCTGCTTCGCGCCTATGGCGCCGAGATCGTGCTGACCCCGGGGGCCGCCGGCATGCGCGGCGCCGTCGAGAAGGCCGAAGAGATCGTCGCGAACACGCCCGGTGCGATTCTCGCCCGTCAGTTCGACAACCCCGCCAACCCGGCGATCCACTTCGCGACGACCGGCGTCGAGATCTGGGACGACACCGAAGGCGCCGTCGACATCTTCGTCGCGGGCATCGGCACCGGCGGCACCATCACGGGCGCCGGAAGGCTGCTCAAGGAACGCAAGCCCTCCGTGCACATCGTCGGCGTCGAGCCGATCGACTCCCCGATCCTCACCGGCGGCAAGCCGGGTCCGCACAAGATCCAGGGCATCGGCGCGAACTTCATCCCGTCCGTTCTCGACACCGACCTCTACGATGAGGTGACCGATGTCACCCTCGCCGATTCCCTCACCACCGCTCGCGCACTCGCGACCGACGAGGGAATCCTTTCCGGAATCTCGGGCGGCTCCGCCGTCTGGGCCGCCATCGAGCAGGCGAAGAAGCCGGAGAACGCAGGCAAGACCATCGTCGCCATCCTCCCGAGCTTCGGAGAGCGTTACATCTCCACCGTGCTTTACGAGGACCTGCTGGACTAG
- a CDS encoding L-threonylcarbamoyladenylate synthase has protein sequence MTRIYDCTVVSDYATGMRLARSAIARGALVVIPTDTVYGLAADAFSPEAVQRLLDAKGRGRQSPPPVLIPGIGTLDALAVNIPQPVRALVAEFWPGGLTVVLNAQPSLVWDLGDTRGTVALRMPSNPIALDLLADTGPLAVSSANTSGLPSAVDAATAAEMLGESVEVYLDGGAAGTGYEPIGDRAGDTSSTIIDATGFDTNGGKLVIVRKGVISREALAAVVGDALAPEGFIAPVAATPQDEVPAASAREDATGDSPETDVAG, from the coding sequence ATGACACGCATCTACGACTGCACGGTTGTCTCAGACTACGCAACCGGCATGAGACTGGCACGCTCGGCGATCGCTCGCGGCGCGCTCGTCGTCATCCCCACCGACACCGTCTACGGCCTCGCCGCCGACGCGTTCAGCCCCGAGGCCGTGCAACGCCTGCTCGACGCGAAGGGCCGCGGCCGGCAGTCGCCGCCGCCCGTGCTGATTCCGGGCATCGGCACCCTCGACGCGCTCGCGGTCAATATTCCTCAGCCCGTGCGGGCGCTCGTCGCGGAATTCTGGCCCGGCGGGCTGACCGTCGTGCTCAACGCCCAGCCTTCCCTGGTCTGGGACCTCGGCGACACCCGCGGCACCGTCGCCCTGCGGATGCCGAGCAACCCGATCGCCCTCGACCTCCTCGCCGACACCGGCCCCCTCGCCGTCTCGAGTGCGAACACGAGCGGCCTGCCGTCCGCGGTCGACGCGGCGACCGCCGCCGAAATGCTCGGCGAGAGCGTCGAGGTCTACCTCGACGGGGGAGCGGCCGGCACCGGCTATGAGCCGATCGGCGACCGGGCCGGCGACACCTCCTCGACGATCATCGATGCGACCGGCTTCGACACCAATGGCGGCAAGCTCGTGATCGTGCGGAAGGGCGTGATCTCCCGGGAGGCCCTCGCGGCCGTCGTCGGCGACGCGCTCGCGCCGGAAGGCTTCATCGCCCCCGTCGCCGCGACCCCGCAGGACGAGGTGCCCGCAGCATCCGCCCGCGAAGACGCGACCGGCGATTCGCCCGAAACGGATGTCGCGGGCTAG